A region from the Vicia villosa cultivar HV-30 ecotype Madison, WI linkage group LG3, Vvil1.0, whole genome shotgun sequence genome encodes:
- the LOC131661094 gene encoding RNA polymerase II transcriptional coactivator KIWI-like: protein MSATGKGKKREEHDQASDGDSEGRAPAKKVLKKDSDDDNSDDITVCEIGKNRKVTVRIWQGKIWVDIREFYIKDGKQLPGKKGISLSMDQWNVLRDHIEDIDKAVVEKS from the exons ATGTCTGCAACTGGTAAGGGCAAGAAGCGCGAGGAGCACGACCAAGCTTCCGATGGCGACTCTGAAGGCCGTGCGCCTGCCAAAAAGGTTCTCAAGAAAGATTCCGATGACGATAACTCGGATGACATCACTGTCTGTGAG ATAGGGAAGAACAGGAAGGTTACTGTGAGGATCTGGCAGGGTAAGATTTGGGTCGACATTCGTGAGTTTTACATCAAAGATGGGAAGCAGTTGCCCGGCAAAAAAG GTATCTCTCTGTCCATGGATCAG TGGAATGTGCTTCGTGATCATATTGAAGACATTGACAAGGCTGTCGTTGAGAAGTCTTAG